One stretch of Zingiber officinale cultivar Zhangliang chromosome 6B, Zo_v1.1, whole genome shotgun sequence DNA includes these proteins:
- the LOC121991156 gene encoding uncharacterized protein LOC121991156, with protein sequence MRLKLYFVVRFVAGKEVKPLHQRTPASALRSIIVHLPSFYGFEEEVHIRRALPLSSAYGVLIEILTDASAKCMTRSSTSDLLDFDLEIDRTFHILLRNQKRAKTTSTSSFPVIEFNMENKQTLRELAAPDVSYNSLCIQYPELDVDFELRSGLIHLLPKFNGLSGEDPSRHLQEFHAVCSTMKPHGIGEEDIYLRAFPFSLAGAAKDWLYSRTPGTITCWVDIKRSFLEKFFPASQAGAIRRAICSVQQLSGETLYEYWERFEKLCFSCLYHQISDHLLIQYFYEGLLPMDRCMIDAASGGALVNKTPAEAREIISTMAANAQQFGNRQASTMGVNGAQLSKLDAQDIKNSLLQEMTSAFRQLALSHSQQPTTQAVPTAMICGLCFCSSHTIDIFPLLQQEGISFVSDHVVAANNFQPRSQFYQQPSGNKQSYDPFSTTYNPGWRDHPNLKYGNPYYQQPPYQQQPYYQHPYQQPYQQLSSSSQRPAVCPLPQLPYRPSQLQLPKPELTTQKMEELIQQMQLMTSNQQNLERQIGQMATMPNPKGNVSAITLRSGKSTGEAELTPLAPVTNSVSLEQETEQSGHLPFPQRSVEIGQKDDRKAEELRELVDTFSKVEVNIPLLKVIKHIPKYAKFLKDLCVHKRKLKGSELVSMGKNASALIQTMPQKCTDPGVFTIPCVIGDSDFGDAMLDLGALVNVMPKSIFEALCIGPLQTTGIVIQLANRSLVHPIGVIEDVLVKVKDLIFPVDFYILDMEGNVSPGQAPLILGRPFLKTARTKIDVHVGTLTMEFGDTIVQFNILDAMKYPAEDHSLLSINVFDELDFEMLSDTAA encoded by the exons ATGCGGCTTAAGCTTTATTTTGTGGTCAGATTTGTTGCTGGGAAGGAG GTGAAGCCGCTTCATCAACGCACTCCAGCAAGCGCCCTCCGTTCCATCATTGTTCATCTTCCCTCCTTCTACGGATTCGAGGAGGAGGTTCACATCCGACGTGCCCTGCCTTTGTCATCTGCTTACGGAGTCTTGATCGAGATTCTGACGGACGCAT CAGCTAAATGTATGACCAGATCATCTACCAGTGATCTACTAGATTTTGATTTAGAAATTGATAGGACATTTCATATTTTGTTGAGAAATCAGAAGAGAGCAAAAACAACTTCAACAAGTAGCTTCCCAGTGATTGAATTTAACATGGAGAACAAACAAACACTTAGGGAGTTGGCTGCACCAGATGTTTCTTATAACTCATTGTGCATTCAATATCCAGAGTTGGATGTGGATTTTGAACTGCGTTCAGGGCTTATTCATCTCCTTCCTAAATTTAATGGATTATCTGGTGAAGACCCTTCTAGGCACCTTCAGGAATTTCATGCAGTTTGCTCTACCATGAAACCACACGGTATTGGGGAGGAAGATATTTATCTAAGAGCTTTTCCATTTTCGTTAGCAGGAGCAGCGAAGGATTGGTTGTACTCTAGAACTCCCGGTACGATTACATGTTGGGTAGATATTAAAAGAtcatttttagaaaaattctttcCTGCTTCACAAGCAGGAGCTATTAGGCGAGCAATCTGTAGTGTCCAGCAACTTTCTGGGGAGACATTGTATGAGTATTGGGAACGTTTTGAAAAGTTATGTTTTAGCTGTCTCTATCATCAAATCAGTGATCATTTGCTCATACAATATTTCTATGAGGGACTCCTGCCCATGGATAGATGTATGATCGATGCAGCAAGTGGGGGAGCGTTGGTGAATAAAACACCTGCAGAGGCAAGAGAGATCATTTCTACTATGGCAGCCAATGCCCAACAGTTTGGGAATCGACAAGCATCTACTATGGGAGTAAATGGAGCCCAGTTATCTAAGTTAGATGCTCAAGATATTAAGAATAGCTTGTTACAGGAGATGACTTCAGCATTCAGACAGTTGGCACTTAGCCATTCACAGCAGCCCACAACCCAGGCAGTGCCAACAGCAATGATTTGTGGACTTTGTTTTTGTTCATCTCACACTATTGACATTTTCCCTTTGTTGCAGCAAGAGGGAATTTCTTTTGTTTCCGACCACGTGGTAGCAGCAAATAATTTTCAGCCCCGATCTCAATTTTACCAACAGCCATCTGGGAATAAACAGTCATACGATCCTTTTTCTACTACATACAATCCCGGATGGAGAGATCACCCTAATTTGAAATATGGGAATCCATATTATCAGCAGCCGCCATATCAGCAGCAGCCATATTATCAGCATCCATATCAGCAGCCATATCAACAACTATCTTCTTCATCCCAGAGGCCAGCAGTGTGTCCACTTCCTCAACTCCCTTACCGTCCATCACAACTTCAATTGCCCAAACCAGAACTTACCACACAAAAGATGGAAGAGCTTATACAGCAGATGCAGTTAATGACAAGTAATCAGCAAAACTTAGAGAGACAAATTGGACAGATGGCGACAA TGCCAAACCCAAAAGGAAATGTCAGTGCTATTACACTTCGAAGTGGGAAGTCCACTGGGGAAGCAGAGCTCACACCATTAGCACCAGTTACGAATTCAGTAAGTTTGGAGCAGGAAACTGAACAATCTGGGCACTTACCTTTTCCGCAGAGATCTGTAGAAATTGGGCAAAAGGATGATCGGAAGGCAGAGGAACTACGAGAGTTAGTGGATACCTTCAGCAAAGTAGAAGTTAATATTCCATTACTAAAAGTCATTAAGCACATTCCGAAGTATGCAAAGTTTTTGAAAGACCTGTGTGTTCATAAGAGAAAACTAAAGGGCAGTGAGCTAGTCAGTATGGGTAAGAACGCTTCAGCACTAATTCAGACGATGCCACAGAAATGCACGGATCCAGGAGTCTTTACGATACCTTGTGTTATTGGGGATAGTGATTTTGGAGATGCAATGTTGGATCTAGGAGCCTTAGTTAATGTTATGCCAAAATCCATTTTTGAAGCACTTTGTATTGGACCTTTACAGACAACTGGAATAGTTATTCAGCTGGCCAACCGTAGTTTAGTTCATCCTATTGGGGTGATAGAAGATGTCTTGGTGAAagtaaaagatttaatttttccagtagatttttatattttggatATGGAGGGGAATGTCTCTCCGGGACAAGCACCATTAATTCTTGGAAGACCATTTCTAAAAACTGCTAGGACTAAAATTGATGTACATGTCGGGACACTTACCATGGAATTTGGCGATACAATAGTACAATTCAATATTCTAGATGCAATGAAATACCCAGCAGAGGATCATTCACTCCTGAGCATTAATGTATTTGATGAGCTGGATTTTGAGATGCTAAGTGATACTGCAGCATAA